A single Rubrivivax gelatinosus IL144 DNA region contains:
- a CDS encoding LysR family transcriptional regulator, whose translation MARPDLNLLLALDVLLDEGSVVGAARRMHLSPPAMSRTLSRIREELGDPVFVQVGRKLVPTAKALAMREQVRLVVEQASRVFASGAEVDLRSLDRRFNVRATDEFVTVHLGRLLDAMAREMPRAMLRFSPEEDDVDEEALRSGRIDLFISASRKLRPEIRVQSLFTTTFVGVARADHPIFDGEIAAESLTRWEHINVSRRGKAVGPIDAALDAQGLRRHVALVVPSPYSALFTLQDSDLLLPLPRLLARSALAAGLRIRLFELPMPLETVLLTQAWHPRHDEDPAHRWLRHTIHALCSEDQTPAAAHAAP comes from the coding sequence ATGGCCCGTCCCGATCTCAACCTGCTGCTGGCGCTGGACGTGTTGCTGGACGAGGGCAGCGTCGTCGGCGCGGCGCGTCGCATGCACCTGAGCCCGCCGGCGATGAGCCGGACCCTGAGCCGCATCCGGGAGGAACTGGGCGATCCGGTGTTCGTCCAGGTGGGCCGCAAACTCGTGCCGACGGCCAAGGCGCTGGCGATGCGCGAGCAGGTGCGACTGGTGGTCGAGCAGGCCTCGCGGGTGTTCGCCTCCGGCGCCGAGGTCGACCTCCGGTCGCTGGACAGGCGTTTCAACGTCCGGGCCACCGACGAGTTCGTCACCGTCCATCTGGGCCGGCTGCTGGATGCGATGGCCAGGGAGATGCCGCGCGCGATGCTGCGTTTCTCGCCGGAAGAAGACGACGTCGACGAAGAGGCGCTGCGAAGCGGCCGTATCGACCTGTTCATCAGCGCTTCGCGCAAGCTGCGGCCGGAGATCCGCGTGCAGTCCTTGTTCACCACGACCTTCGTCGGCGTCGCACGCGCGGATCACCCGATCTTCGACGGCGAGATCGCGGCCGAGAGCCTGACGCGCTGGGAGCACATCAACGTGTCCCGGCGCGGCAAGGCCGTCGGGCCGATCGACGCTGCGCTGGACGCACAAGGCCTGCGCCGGCACGTCGCGCTGGTGGTGCCCAGTCCCTATTCGGCCTTGTTCACGCTGCAGGACTCGGATCTGCTGCTGCCCCTGCCCAGGCTGCTGGCCCGCAGTGCGCTCGCCGCGGGCCTGCGCATCCGCCTGTTCGAGCTGCCGATGCCGCTGGAAACCGTGCTGCTGACGCAGGCCTGGCATCCTCGCCACGACGAAGACCCGGCCCATCGATGGCTGCGGCACACGATCCACGCCCTTTGCAGCGAAGACCAGACGCCAGCGGCTGCTCATGCAGCGCCGTAG
- a CDS encoding FUSC family protein — MSITAEGFHVHSTNVPPAHSSLLSRCRDGLARGLRPLDLTTPQATYVMRSILAACLALVAAYLLDLHAPYAAASSVLLVINPVQGAVVGKGVWRVLGTLAGMLAAFVLMSAFGQMPWLFLLGFGLWLGICVVGMTLLRHFRAYGATLAGYTVGLAAYGAMQHPELSFDQVMGRGASVLIGVVSLAVVSAVFSTRSVRTRLALQLDRLAAATASVLATDHQAIHGSGVPDGRPLDARRRQLIVDVYGVDDLLALGKAESADLAHHAGTVRQTMVSLFSALVGGAPPMRENSASLQALRSLQPDWECAWHEAAEALAREPGATGRARAADVLNGLRVRLARRLETSSLEQASEQAALMIAGDRLLEQLDDYLEALDGIERFHRPRPTAARVSVPFHRDTSAAVQNGLRALLTVTMGGAFWLATGWTHGNLMLAGLAAACALLSTAPNPALGAVEFIKGTVAAVVMAGLCRFGVLPQVSGLPLLLVVLSLFWLPGVYATTMPRHALAGVAYLVAFTTLAAADNTMHYDFALFLDSAVAWILATCFTLLGFRIVLPRNLARDARRLRQRIRDEALGTLRGELPDAKAWQWRQQHRTAQLGALLRTQPEAMDRAVARALASIHLGREVLRLRRWQRRAPEDAQLHRVLVVALRHMRQRAADPARAARHARRAARSLSRLSRLSAAAAAETRRLGVVLLDIAALLEGHAEEAPREAGGRAHAQ; from the coding sequence ATGTCGATCACTGCAGAAGGGTTCCACGTGCATTCCACGAACGTGCCGCCGGCACATTCGAGCCTTCTCTCCCGTTGCCGGGACGGGCTCGCGCGTGGGCTGCGACCCCTGGACCTGACGACGCCGCAGGCCACCTACGTGATGCGGTCGATTCTGGCCGCCTGCCTGGCGCTGGTGGCCGCCTATCTGCTGGACCTGCACGCGCCGTACGCGGCGGCCTCCAGCGTGCTGCTCGTCATCAACCCCGTGCAGGGCGCCGTGGTCGGCAAAGGGGTGTGGCGCGTGCTGGGCACGCTGGCCGGCATGCTGGCGGCCTTCGTGCTGATGAGCGCCTTCGGGCAGATGCCCTGGTTGTTCCTGCTCGGCTTCGGCCTGTGGCTGGGGATCTGCGTCGTCGGCATGACGCTGCTGCGCCATTTCCGCGCCTATGGCGCCACGCTGGCCGGCTACACCGTCGGTCTGGCGGCCTATGGCGCCATGCAGCATCCGGAACTCAGCTTCGATCAGGTGATGGGGCGCGGCGCTTCGGTGTTGATCGGGGTCGTGAGCCTGGCCGTGGTGTCGGCAGTGTTCAGCACCCGCAGCGTGCGCACTCGTCTGGCCCTGCAGTTGGACCGCCTGGCCGCTGCCACCGCGAGCGTTCTGGCGACCGACCACCAGGCCATTCACGGCAGCGGCGTGCCGGATGGCCGGCCCCTGGATGCACGCCGGCGCCAGCTCATCGTCGACGTCTATGGCGTGGACGATCTGCTGGCGCTGGGCAAGGCCGAGTCAGCCGACCTGGCGCATCACGCCGGCACGGTGCGGCAGACGATGGTGTCGCTGTTTTCCGCGCTGGTCGGAGGCGCCCCGCCGATGCGCGAGAACAGTGCCAGCCTCCAGGCGCTGAGATCGCTGCAGCCTGACTGGGAGTGCGCCTGGCACGAGGCCGCCGAGGCCCTGGCGCGGGAGCCCGGCGCCACCGGGCGGGCGCGGGCCGCCGACGTGCTGAACGGCCTGCGCGTGCGGCTGGCGCGCAGGCTGGAGACGAGCTCGCTCGAGCAGGCGTCCGAGCAGGCCGCGCTGATGATCGCCGGCGACCGTCTGCTCGAACAGCTCGACGATTACCTGGAGGCCCTCGACGGCATTGAGCGTTTCCATCGGCCCAGGCCGACGGCGGCGCGGGTGTCCGTGCCGTTCCACCGCGACACCTCGGCCGCCGTCCAGAACGGCTTGCGCGCGCTGCTGACCGTGACGATGGGCGGCGCGTTCTGGCTCGCCACCGGGTGGACGCACGGCAACCTGATGCTCGCCGGCCTGGCGGCGGCCTGCGCGCTGCTGTCCACGGCGCCCAATCCCGCGCTGGGCGCAGTCGAGTTCATCAAGGGCACGGTGGCCGCCGTCGTGATGGCCGGCCTGTGCCGGTTCGGCGTGTTGCCGCAGGTCTCGGGGCTGCCGCTGTTGCTGGTGGTCCTGTCGCTGTTCTGGCTGCCCGGCGTCTACGCCACGACGATGCCCCGCCATGCCTTGGCCGGCGTCGCCTATCTGGTCGCCTTCACGACGCTGGCAGCGGCCGACAACACGATGCACTACGACTTCGCGCTGTTCCTCGACAGCGCCGTCGCCTGGATCCTGGCGACGTGTTTCACGCTGCTGGGTTTCAGGATCGTGTTGCCGCGCAACCTGGCGCGCGACGCCCGCCGTTTGCGCCAGCGCATCCGCGACGAGGCGCTGGGCACCTTGCGCGGTGAGCTGCCCGACGCGAAAGCCTGGCAGTGGCGGCAGCAGCATCGCACCGCGCAGCTCGGTGCCTTGCTCAGGACGCAGCCCGAGGCGATGGACCGCGCGGTCGCGCGTGCGCTCGCCAGCATTCACCTGGGCCGGGAAGTCCTGCGTCTGCGCCGATGGCAGCGCCGGGCCCCCGAGGATGCCCAGCTGCATCGTGTGCTGGTCGTCGCGCTGCGCCACATGCGCCAGCGGGCCGCCGATCCCGCACGGGCCGCACGACATGCGCGCCGCGCGGCGAGGTCCTTGTCGCGCCTGTCACGGCTCTCGGCTGCCGCCGCAGCCGAAACGCGGCGGCTCGGCGTCGTGCTGCTGGACATCGCCGCGCTGCTGGAAGGCCACGCCGAGGAGGCGCCACGAGAAGCTGGAGGACGAGCCCATGCTCAGTGA
- a CDS encoding DUF1656 domain-containing protein yields MLSEFSLAGIGLPPFFVYACVALPVYLGIRFVLARGGVLRWVWHPGLFEFAISLCLVSMLILYV; encoded by the coding sequence ATGCTCAGTGAGTTCTCGCTGGCCGGCATCGGCCTGCCGCCGTTCTTCGTCTACGCGTGTGTCGCCTTGCCGGTCTACCTGGGCATCCGCTTCGTGCTCGCGCGCGGCGGCGTGTTGCGCTGGGTCTGGCACCCCGGCTTGTTCGAGTTCGCGATTTCGCTGTGCCTCGTTTCGATGTTGATTCTCTATGTCTGA
- a CDS encoding biotin/lipoyl-binding protein, protein MSDRSSAVHTFLKAGLTLAVVIAAGFLVSALWRAYVLAPWTRDGRVGAQIVRIAPQVSGTVAEVSVADDQYVKQGDVLYRIDSADFRLALAQAEAHLASASASWRQKTNDAMRRQGMEGLVPAEEVQRANQAVAIAQAELRSAQLAVDRAKLDLARTVLRAPVDAYVTRLRLSKGDYALASQPNVSLVDARSFWITGYFEETKLRGIRPGAAARIRLMGFDEVLPGRVASIGRGIADSNQQADAQGLPSVEPSFSWVRLAQRIPVRVEFERLPHGLVLAAGMTGSIEVVAPAGDDPVPAGRLISLLQRWM, encoded by the coding sequence ATGTCTGATCGTTCATCCGCCGTCCACACGTTCCTGAAGGCAGGGCTGACGCTGGCCGTGGTCATCGCCGCCGGCTTCCTGGTGAGCGCGCTGTGGCGTGCCTATGTCCTGGCCCCCTGGACACGCGATGGCCGCGTCGGCGCGCAGATCGTGCGCATCGCCCCGCAGGTGTCCGGCACCGTGGCCGAGGTTTCGGTGGCGGACGATCAATACGTCAAACAGGGCGACGTTCTCTATCGCATCGACAGCGCCGATTTCAGGCTGGCCCTGGCACAGGCCGAGGCGCACCTGGCGTCGGCGAGCGCTTCATGGCGCCAGAAGACGAACGATGCCATGCGGCGCCAGGGCATGGAGGGCCTGGTGCCCGCCGAAGAGGTCCAGCGTGCGAATCAGGCCGTGGCCATTGCCCAGGCCGAGCTGCGCAGCGCCCAGCTCGCCGTGGACAGGGCGAAGCTGGACCTGGCGCGCACCGTGCTGCGCGCGCCGGTGGACGCTTATGTCACGCGGCTGCGCCTGAGCAAGGGCGACTACGCGCTGGCGTCGCAGCCGAACGTCTCGCTGGTCGACGCCAGGAGCTTCTGGATCACCGGCTACTTCGAGGAAACCAAGTTGCGCGGCATCCGTCCCGGCGCCGCGGCGCGGATCCGGCTGATGGGGTTCGACGAAGTGCTGCCCGGCCGGGTGGCGAGCATCGGCCGCGGCATTGCCGACAGCAACCAGCAGGCCGATGCGCAGGGCTTGCCGAGCGTGGAGCCCAGCTTCAGCTGGGTGCGCCTGGCGCAGCGCATCCCCGTGCGTGTCGAATTCGAGCGGCTCCCGCACGGGCTCGTACTGGCGGCCGGCATGACGGGCAGCATCGAAGTCGTCGCTCCGGCGGGAGACGACCCGGTGCCCGCGGGCCGGCTCATCTCGCTGCTGCAGCGCTGGATGTGA
- a CDS encoding efflux transporter outer membrane subunit produces the protein MQASSHRTRRRQALLVVSLLAGVSGCTTVGPDYRAPALELPAHWIEAEATLPGGDHDGLRRWWRCFQDPLLDRLVDQALAHNQDLDIAIARLRQARAERVQVASAARPQLSVGAGGEAVRGSKALATQAGGPARTWQLGLDASWELDLFGGTRRAVEAADAGIQALAEDHRALQVSLVAELVSGYAALRATQLRLAIARENVRTLAEAERLAERAHRGGLGTAAELLQARAERETAEAQPPLLEADVARLSHAIGVLAGGFPGDWRTALAEPAPALPTAADLPLFLPSEVMRQRPDLRADERRLAAATAQIGVAEARRFPAFRLPLGIGSTASAIHDLFSGASLAWSAAMQGSHSVYDAGGAHAGVTAAQAGADAARRVYERDVRAALRDVEDALTARASERQRQASLREAVSDSQQALDHATRLYARGLSAYLPVLVAQRSANQARDELALSQLAELNALIGLYKALGAGWADTDDLVVGRVP, from the coding sequence ATGCAGGCATCGTCTCATCGCACGCGGCGGCGGCAGGCGCTGCTGGTCGTCTCGCTGCTGGCGGGCGTGTCGGGCTGCACGACGGTAGGCCCCGACTATCGGGCGCCCGCGTTGGAGCTGCCTGCGCACTGGATCGAAGCCGAGGCCACGCTGCCAGGCGGCGACCACGACGGGCTGCGCCGGTGGTGGCGCTGCTTCCAGGATCCCTTGCTCGACAGGCTGGTCGATCAGGCCTTGGCGCACAACCAGGACCTGGACATCGCCATCGCGCGCCTGCGCCAAGCACGCGCCGAGCGCGTGCAGGTCGCGTCTGCCGCCAGGCCCCAGCTGTCCGTCGGCGCTGGCGGCGAGGCCGTGCGCGGCAGCAAGGCGCTGGCTACGCAGGCGGGCGGCCCGGCGCGGACCTGGCAACTGGGTTTGGACGCCAGCTGGGAGCTGGACCTGTTCGGTGGCACGCGCCGGGCGGTCGAAGCTGCCGACGCCGGCATCCAGGCGCTGGCCGAAGACCACCGCGCGCTGCAGGTGAGCCTGGTGGCCGAGCTGGTGTCCGGTTACGCGGCACTGCGCGCCACGCAGCTGCGGCTGGCCATCGCACGCGAGAACGTGCGCACGCTCGCCGAAGCCGAACGATTGGCCGAACGCGCGCACCGGGGTGGTCTGGGCACCGCGGCCGAGCTGCTGCAGGCGCGTGCCGAGCGCGAAACGGCCGAGGCGCAGCCACCGTTGCTGGAGGCCGACGTCGCCCGCCTCAGCCATGCCATCGGCGTGCTGGCGGGCGGCTTTCCCGGCGACTGGCGAACGGCCCTGGCCGAGCCCGCGCCGGCCCTGCCCACGGCTGCAGACCTGCCGCTCTTCCTGCCATCGGAAGTCATGCGCCAGCGCCCCGATCTGCGGGCCGATGAGCGGCGCCTGGCGGCCGCCACCGCGCAGATCGGCGTCGCCGAGGCTCGACGGTTTCCGGCCTTCCGGCTGCCGCTGGGCATCGGCAGCACGGCGAGTGCGATTCACGATCTCTTCTCGGGTGCCAGCCTGGCCTGGTCGGCCGCGATGCAGGGCAGCCACTCCGTTTACGACGCAGGCGGCGCGCATGCCGGCGTGACCGCCGCGCAGGCCGGTGCCGACGCGGCGAGACGGGTTTACGAGCGCGACGTGCGAGCGGCGCTGCGGGACGTCGAAGACGCCCTGACGGCACGGGCCAGCGAACGGCAGCGGCAAGCCTCGCTGCGGGAGGCCGTCTCCGACAGCCAGCAGGCCCTGGACCATGCGACCCGCCTGTATGCCCGCGGCCTGAGCGCCTACCTGCCGGTGCTGGTCGCGCAGCGCAGCGCCAACCAGGCGCGTGACGAGCTGGCCCTCAGCCAACTGGCCGAGTTGAATGCCCTGATCGGCCTCTACAAGGCGCTGGGTGCCGGATGGGCCGACACGGACGATCTGGTGGTGGGGCGTGTGCCCTGA
- a CDS encoding RNA polymerase sigma factor yields MTSMADDLRAVLARVKAALMRRGRTEHEAEDLLQDAWVRLACYAREQPVDKPEAFLMRAAMNLSIDAYRSRLAHGTEVLLDDVVLVDMSPTAEEVLLARQRFARLSVCLARLSPRTREVFLAQRIEGLSHQEIARRCQISTSTVEHHIAKALLQLTTWMEGW; encoded by the coding sequence ATGACCTCGATGGCTGACGACCTGCGCGCGGTGCTGGCACGGGTCAAGGCCGCGTTGATGCGCCGCGGCCGCACCGAGCACGAAGCCGAAGACCTGCTGCAGGACGCCTGGGTCCGCCTCGCCTGCTACGCACGCGAGCAGCCGGTCGACAAGCCCGAGGCGTTTCTGATGCGGGCGGCCATGAACCTGTCCATCGACGCCTACCGCTCGCGTCTGGCGCACGGCACGGAAGTGCTGCTCGACGACGTGGTGCTCGTCGACATGTCGCCCACCGCCGAGGAGGTGCTGCTCGCCCGCCAACGCTTCGCCCGCCTCAGCGTCTGCCTGGCGCGCTTGAGCCCGCGCACGCGCGAGGTCTTCCTGGCGCAGCGCATCGAAGGCCTGAGCCATCAGGAGATCGCCCGGCGCTGCCAGATCAGCACCAGCACGGTGGAGCATCACATCGCCAAGGCGCTGCTTCAGCTGACGACCTGGATGGAGGGGTGGTAG
- a CDS encoding helix-turn-helix domain-containing protein, producing MDEWTLIIETSSNSLCVGVLIALRHGRLAGRICEAYSAGDCAQIATGQAVVYVRSSHITRRNGSFRPNPQAPMLSFPHSDQYKHFVAELRAAREEAGLSQAELATRLAVDRTVITKAEGGVRRLDLIELRAWLIALDVELLAFVGRLEDRLERHAEPTQPTRARRGR from the coding sequence ATGGACGAATGGACCTTGATCATCGAAACGTCCTCCAACTCGCTATGTGTGGGCGTCTTGATTGCGCTGCGCCACGGTCGCTTGGCAGGAAGGATTTGCGAGGCCTACAGCGCTGGTGACTGCGCGCAGATCGCAACGGGTCAAGCGGTCGTCTATGTGCGATCTTCGCACATCACAAGACGCAACGGAAGCTTCAGGCCCAATCCCCAGGCGCCGATGCTCTCGTTCCCGCACTCCGATCAGTACAAGCACTTCGTGGCCGAGCTACGCGCCGCCCGCGAGGAGGCCGGCCTCTCTCAGGCGGAGCTTGCGACCCGCTTGGCAGTAGACCGGACCGTGATCACGAAGGCAGAGGGAGGCGTGCGCAGGCTGGACCTGATCGAGCTGCGCGCCTGGTTGATCGCGTTGGACGTCGAGCTGCTGGCCTTCGTTGGGCGGCTGGAAGACAGGCTCGAACGGCACGCGGAGCCGACGCAGCCGACGCGGGCGCGCAGAGGACGGTAG
- a CDS encoding tyrosine-type recombinase/integrase, with translation MEANATVVHREPWNKGKIVGQKAPFKLKDIWALRVRLQMEGRVRELALFNLGIDSKLRGCDLVGLKVRDVCHGDQVATRAIVMQHKTLRPVQFEITPATREALQAWIQQAGLRSEDFLFPSRIHESPHLGTRQYARILGRWVDDLGLDRADYGTHSMRRTKATLIYRRTKNLRAVQLLLGHSKLESTVRYLGIEVDDALEISEQTEI, from the coding sequence ATGGAAGCCAACGCCACCGTCGTTCATCGCGAACCTTGGAACAAGGGCAAGATCGTCGGGCAGAAGGCGCCGTTCAAGCTCAAGGACATCTGGGCCCTGCGGGTGCGCCTGCAGATGGAGGGCCGGGTACGCGAACTCGCGCTGTTTAACCTCGGCATCGACAGCAAGTTGCGCGGCTGCGACCTCGTCGGCCTCAAGGTCCGCGACGTCTGCCATGGAGACCAGGTGGCAACGCGGGCCATCGTGATGCAGCACAAGACGCTGCGACCCGTGCAGTTCGAGATCACGCCCGCGACCCGGGAAGCACTTCAGGCCTGGATCCAGCAGGCCGGGCTGAGGTCCGAGGACTTCCTGTTTCCAAGCCGTATCCACGAATCGCCGCACCTGGGGACCCGCCAGTACGCGCGCATCCTCGGTCGCTGGGTCGATGACCTCGGCCTGGATCGCGCGGACTACGGCACGCACTCGATGCGGCGCACGAAGGCGACCCTGATCTACCGGCGCACGAAGAACCTCCGGGCCGTCCAACTGCTGCTCGGTCATTCCAAGCTCGAGTCGACCGTGAGGTACCTCGGCATCGAGGTCGACGACGCGCTGGAGATCTCGGAACAGACTGAGATCTGA
- a CDS encoding HAD-IA family hydrolase, whose translation MKAEDLAGVRAVAFDIDGVLVDIRFPIVLPGALGISADQALEFFDGPFQKCLLGSEDLKDVLPPFLRAWRWPGTYESFIEFWFREESHINLPMLQVARRFRKAGITCVLASTQEHHRARNLEGLLQLGHIFQHAYFSCDLALRKPDPRFFKCVASQLALEPDSIFLIDDQCANIEGARLAGWRAALYRSEADIEDVLRACGASDGD comes from the coding sequence ATGAAAGCTGAAGATTTGGCGGGCGTCCGGGCTGTTGCCTTCGACATCGATGGAGTTTTGGTTGACATTCGCTTCCCGATCGTGCTTCCAGGCGCTTTAGGGATCAGCGCCGATCAAGCGCTCGAATTTTTCGACGGTCCTTTCCAGAAGTGCCTGCTAGGATCAGAAGACCTCAAGGATGTGCTTCCTCCGTTCCTGCGGGCGTGGCGGTGGCCGGGAACTTACGAAAGCTTCATCGAGTTTTGGTTTCGCGAAGAGTCGCATATAAATCTCCCGATGCTCCAGGTTGCGCGGAGGTTCCGGAAAGCTGGAATTACGTGTGTTCTGGCATCAACTCAAGAGCATCATCGAGCTCGCAACCTAGAAGGACTTCTCCAGTTAGGTCATATATTCCAGCATGCCTATTTCTCATGTGACTTGGCACTGCGGAAGCCGGACCCTCGGTTCTTCAAATGTGTGGCAAGTCAACTTGCTCTTGAGCCAGATTCAATATTTCTTATCGATGATCAATGTGCAAACATTGAGGGTGCGCGGCTGGCTGGCTGGCGTGCCGCACTCTATCGATCTGAGGCAGATATCGAGGATGTCCTGCGAGCTTGTGGCGCCTCGGATGGCGACTGA
- the kdpF gene encoding K(+)-transporting ATPase subunit F, giving the protein MSGWHFAGALLALGLLVYLVAALLRPEDFS; this is encoded by the coding sequence ATGAGCGGCTGGCACTTCGCCGGGGCCCTGCTCGCGCTCGGCCTGCTGGTCTATCTCGTCGCAGCGTTGCTGCGGCCGGAGGACTTCTCGTGA
- a CDS encoding LysM peptidoglycan-binding domain-containing protein translates to MTIKKSVVWIVLAISPIYASANKCSAILAKQGAFNTLVKYSSRTSENQTYEWLKTVTWQEFKKRQDAGLRVMLPMDGLPVDLDGSYTHEEFENFRQARDQGRLRRFTEDEFQRTVRSSASPEIVKEWGKCVRSLQARGLVCTAEEDSRVPGNVVIFNARFFRFVEGDQSEVKVAKTAGLVISGGTPIANPLTPGAVVPSGGIDIQIQRDGKKEIIVTLNTEKHGTCDYPVKFAAVPDQYPPFEIRQFSSTGAVAPYPRASVSLPTGYKLIGGGGQTNWRGYGSLLVASQPINQNTWAVLGKEHMSPDATDATVWAIGINDPKDYWDVKVEQRSVVVGEASAGEITVDLPADYTRTGGGAAAEAGGQGRLLTGSYPVGDNSWGARDSDHFIKQGGTLTVFVIGIKPKFGASPVAQIKTTTSAQVPHPTTEATLDADHVLTGGGARVVPCNPGNLLTASAPRGDRTWRAEAKDHYASCPSTVEAWVIGLKAPMGSILIEGGTPELSAVAFTGTHALSVSAAPGLRRLDTSPTLPVRRTYIAMPGDTWRSLSMRFYKTPDPTALAAINPTIEGFIKPGQRLQIPQ, encoded by the coding sequence ATGACCATCAAAAAGTCCGTAGTTTGGATTGTGCTGGCGATCTCACCGATCTATGCCAGCGCAAACAAGTGCAGCGCCATTCTGGCGAAGCAGGGAGCCTTCAATACGCTCGTCAAATACTCGTCAAGGACATCGGAGAATCAAACATATGAGTGGCTAAAGACCGTCACGTGGCAAGAGTTCAAGAAGAGACAGGACGCAGGTCTCAGAGTGATGTTGCCAATGGATGGGCTGCCAGTTGACCTCGATGGTAGCTATACCCACGAGGAGTTCGAAAATTTTAGGCAGGCACGCGACCAAGGGCGATTGCGCCGCTTTACCGAAGATGAGTTTCAGCGGACAGTTAGGAGCTCGGCTTCCCCTGAGATTGTCAAAGAGTGGGGAAAATGCGTCCGATCGCTTCAAGCCAGAGGCCTAGTTTGCACAGCGGAGGAGGATAGTCGCGTCCCGGGTAATGTCGTAATCTTCAATGCTCGCTTCTTTCGTTTCGTAGAAGGCGATCAATCAGAAGTAAAGGTAGCCAAGACTGCCGGACTGGTGATTTCCGGCGGCACGCCAATCGCGAATCCGCTAACCCCAGGCGCCGTGGTTCCTTCAGGAGGGATCGACATTCAAATTCAACGGGACGGCAAGAAGGAAATCATCGTTACTCTGAACACTGAAAAGCACGGGACCTGCGATTACCCGGTGAAGTTTGCGGCAGTCCCTGATCAGTATCCCCCTTTTGAAATTCGGCAGTTCTCATCCACTGGGGCCGTAGCGCCGTATCCGCGTGCATCGGTCAGCCTCCCGACTGGGTACAAGCTGATCGGCGGCGGCGGACAAACAAACTGGCGCGGTTACGGCAGCCTACTAGTGGCCAGTCAGCCAATCAATCAGAATACGTGGGCTGTTCTTGGTAAAGAGCATATGTCTCCAGATGCGACCGACGCAACTGTCTGGGCGATTGGAATCAACGATCCGAAGGACTACTGGGATGTCAAAGTCGAACAGCGCTCGGTGGTGGTAGGCGAGGCTTCGGCCGGAGAAATAACTGTAGACTTACCGGCTGACTATACCCGAACGGGGGGAGGTGCCGCCGCAGAAGCAGGAGGACAAGGCCGCCTGCTAACCGGGTCGTATCCGGTGGGAGATAACAGTTGGGGCGCTCGCGATAGCGATCACTTTATTAAGCAAGGCGGGACGCTTACTGTGTTTGTTATCGGCATTAAGCCGAAGTTTGGCGCTTCACCTGTTGCCCAAATAAAAACCACAACGTCCGCCCAAGTTCCTCATCCCACGACCGAGGCTACGCTTGATGCCGATCATGTTTTAACCGGTGGTGGCGCACGTGTTGTCCCATGTAATCCGGGCAATCTTCTAACTGCCTCTGCTCCAAGAGGTGACAGAACTTGGCGAGCGGAGGCAAAGGATCACTACGCCTCCTGCCCTTCGACAGTCGAGGCGTGGGTTATCGGGTTGAAGGCCCCGATGGGCTCAATATTGATCGAAGGGGGCACTCCAGAATTGTCCGCCGTCGCGTTCACGGGAACTCACGCTCTATCTGTAAGTGCGGCACCTGGATTGCGCAGACTCGATACCTCCCCCACGCTCCCAGTACGCCGCACCTACATCGCTATGCCGGGCGATACATGGCGATCTCTATCGATGCGCTTCTACAAAACACCCGATCCCACGGCGCTCGCCGCAATAAACCCTACTATCGAAGGATTCATAAAGCCAGGTCAAAGGCTCCAGATCCCACAGTAA